The Montipora capricornis isolate CH-2021 chromosome 3, ASM3666992v2, whole genome shotgun sequence genome window below encodes:
- the LOC138042453 gene encoding sodium-dependent neutral amino acid transporter B(0)AT3-like isoform X3 — protein MTSVSMKDGILNVAISPPKKESSAVEQKPAEAVKDPEKVEIVDEDRGGWGNKIEFILATVGFAVGLGNVWRFPYLCQKNGGGAFLIPYFLSLFLLGIPLFFLELAIGQSLRQGSVGVWNAIHPYLGGLGYACVVVCLLVGMYYNMIIAWCFYYLFASFQDPLPYSSCPMTSNGTLLEECKEAGRTQYYWYNKALNASSSIEQSGGLVWHLVLVLLVAWAVVFLCMMRGVQSAGKAVYFTATFPYIVLTIFFGRGVSLEGAGAGVAYMFKPQFSKLANPQVWLEAATQIFFSLSVAFGGLIAMSSYNPVHNNCHRDAIMVSLINCGTSVFASIVIFSILGFKATHALADCQDMWGHKNDTNGTDLVALHCKDLEYWLSKSASGPGLTFIAFTEAIVKMPASPIWSVLFFCMLLTLGLGSMFGTLEGVITPFYDLKIVPFRKEIMTAMICAFCYFLGLIFTQHSGQYWLQMFDNYCATLPLLFIGFCELVGVSYIYTTESSPTHYSRKVGDEVPGVVAVLFSPAEVPSLVVMSLKRPVWCIRPPKQKQP, from the exons ATGACTTCGGTATCTATGAAAGATGGTATTTTGAATGTAGCAATATCCCctccaaagaaagaaagctcCGCTGTAGAGCAAAAACCCGCAGAAGCTGTAAAGGACCCCGAAAAAGTGGAGATTGTGGATGAAGATCGTGGAGGATGGGGCAACAAGATCGAGTTTATTTTGGCCACTGTTGGTTTCGCCGTGGGTCTTGGAAATGTTTGGAGATTTCCTTACCTTTGCCAGAAAAACGGAGGAG GTGCATTTTTGATTCCATACTTTTTGAGCTTGTTTCTTCTGGGCATCCCGTTGTTCTTTCTGGAACTTGCAATTGGCCAGAGTCTGCGACAAGGATCTGTGGGAGTATGGAATGCTATACACCCTTACCTTGGTGGTTTGGGCTATGCTTGTGTTGTGGTATGCCTGCTGGTGGGGATGTATTACAACATGATCATTGCATGGTGTTTCTATTATCTGTTTGCATCGTTCCAAGATCCTCTACCTTATTCTTCCTGCCCCATGACGTCCAATGGTACTTTATTGGAAGAGTGTAAAGAAGCTGGCCGCACGCAATACTATTGGTACAACAAAGCTCTTAATGCCTCATCATCTATTGAACAGAGCGGTGGACTTGTTTGGCATCTTGTGTTGGTCTTGTTGGTGGCCTGGGCTGTGGTGTTCCTGTGTATGATGAGAGGTGTCCAATCGGCTGGAAAG gCTGTCTACTTCACGGCTACCTTTCCCTATATTGTGCTGACAATCTTCTTTGGTCGTGGAGTGAGCCTTGAGGGTGCAGGAGCAGGAGTTGCTTACATGTTTAAACCTCAA TTTTCCAAGCTGGCAAATCCCCAAGTCTGGTTGGAAGCAGCCACTCagattttcttttcattaaGTGTTGCCTTTGGAGGACTTATTGCCATGTCAAGTTACAACCCTGTGCATAATAACTGTCACCGTGATGCCATCATGGTCTCCCTGATTAACTGCGGGACGTCTGTCTTTGCCAGTATCGTCATATTCAGCATTCTTGGCTTTAAG GCCACTCATGCATTGGCAGATTGTCAAGATATGTGGGGCCACAAAAATGACACAAATGGCACTGACTTGGTTGCACTTCATTGTAAAGATTTGGAATACTGGCTATCAAAG TCTGCCTCAGGTCCTGGTCTGACATTTATTGCATTCACTGAGGCTATTGTGAAGATGCCAGCTTCGCCTATCTGGTCTGTGCTGTTTTTCTGCATGTTGTTGACTCTTGGTCTGGGCAGCATGTTTGGGACGCTGGAGGGGGTTATCACCCCCTTCTATGACCTAAAGATTGTACCTTTTAGGAAAGAGATCATGACTG CCATGATCTGTGCTTTCTGTTACTTCCTTGGACTAATCTTCACGCAGCATTCTGGACAATACTGGCTGCAGATGTTTGACAACTATTGTGCTACCTTACCATTGTTGTTTATTGGATTCTGTGAACTTGTTGGTGTGAGTTACATCTATACAACTGAAAG TtcacccacacactattcgagaaaagtaggggatgaagtccctggtgttgtggctgtcctgttctctccagcagaagtgccCAGCTTGGTGGTGATGTCTCTGAAAAGGCCAGTGTGGTGTAttaggccacctaagcagaaacagccataa
- the LOC138042453 gene encoding sodium-dependent neutral amino acid transporter B(0)AT3-like isoform X2: MNRGNWGNQIEFVLAAIGFAVGLGNVWRFPYLCQKNGGGAFLIPYFLSLFLLGIPLFFLELAIGQSLRQGSVGVWNAIHPYLGGLGYACVVVCLLVGMYYNMIIAWCFYYLFASFQDPLPYSSCPMTSNGTLLEECKEAGRTQYYWYNKALNASSSIEQSGGLVWHLVLVLLVAWAVVFLCMMRGVQSAGKAVYFTATFPYIVLTIFFGRGVSLEGAGAGVAYMFKPQFSKLANPQVWLEAATQIFFSLSVAFGGLIAMSSYNPVHNNCHRDAIMVSLINCGTSVFASIVIFSILGFKATHALADCQDMWGHKNDTNGTDLVALHCKDLEYWLSKSASGPGLTFIAFTEAIVKMPASPIWSVLFFCMLLTLGLGSMFGTLEGVITPFYDLKIVPFRKEIMTAMICAFCYFLGLIFTQHSGQYWLQMFDNYCATLPLLFIGFCELVGVSYIYTTERFEDDIQYMLGFRPHLYWKICWRYVSPGLIVIIFIASIINLAINPMQYTAWDKVNSKTVDTNYPGWGYAVIVLLIALSVLCVPVVAFLRYFGILKYKKAASKPTDGIVAPGSVTPSLSHVPLPPMEVPLAGTRDDID, translated from the exons GTGCATTTTTGATTCCATACTTTTTGAGCTTGTTTCTTCTGGGCATCCCGTTGTTCTTTCTGGAACTTGCAATTGGCCAGAGTCTGCGACAAGGATCTGTGGGAGTATGGAATGCTATACACCCTTACCTTGGTGGTTTGGGCTATGCTTGTGTTGTGGTATGCCTGCTGGTGGGGATGTATTACAACATGATCATTGCATGGTGTTTCTATTATCTGTTTGCATCGTTCCAAGATCCTCTACCTTATTCTTCCTGCCCCATGACGTCCAATGGTACTTTATTGGAAGAGTGTAAAGAAGCTGGCCGCACGCAATACTATTGGTACAACAAAGCTCTTAATGCCTCATCATCTATTGAACAGAGCGGTGGACTTGTTTGGCATCTTGTGTTGGTCTTGTTGGTGGCCTGGGCTGTGGTGTTCCTGTGTATGATGAGAGGTGTCCAATCGGCTGGAAAG gCTGTCTACTTCACGGCTACCTTTCCCTATATTGTGCTGACAATCTTCTTTGGTCGTGGAGTGAGCCTTGAGGGTGCAGGAGCAGGAGTTGCTTACATGTTTAAACCTCAA TTTTCCAAGCTGGCAAATCCCCAAGTCTGGTTGGAAGCAGCCACTCagattttcttttcattaaGTGTTGCCTTTGGAGGACTTATTGCCATGTCAAGTTACAACCCTGTGCATAATAACTGTCACCGTGATGCCATCATGGTCTCCCTGATTAACTGCGGGACGTCTGTCTTTGCCAGTATCGTCATATTCAGCATTCTTGGCTTTAAG GCCACTCATGCATTGGCAGATTGTCAAGATATGTGGGGCCACAAAAATGACACAAATGGCACTGACTTGGTTGCACTTCATTGTAAAGATTTGGAATACTGGCTATCAAAG TCTGCCTCAGGTCCTGGTCTGACATTTATTGCATTCACTGAGGCTATTGTGAAGATGCCAGCTTCGCCTATCTGGTCTGTGCTGTTTTTCTGCATGTTGTTGACTCTTGGTCTGGGCAGCATGTTTGGGACGCTGGAGGGGGTTATCACCCCCTTCTATGACCTAAAGATTGTACCTTTTAGGAAAGAGATCATGACTG CCATGATCTGTGCTTTCTGTTACTTCCTTGGACTAATCTTCACGCAGCATTCTGGACAATACTGGCTGCAGATGTTTGACAACTATTGTGCTACCTTACCATTGTTGTTTATTGGATTCTGTGAACTTGTTGGTGTGAGTTACATCTATACAACTGAAAG ATTTGAAGACGACATTCAGTACATGCTTGGCTTTCGACCACACCTTTATTGGAAGATTTGCTGGCGTTACGTCTCTCCAGGGCTCATCGTCATCATCTTCATAGCCAGTATCATCAATCTTGCCATCAACCCAATGCAGTATACTGCTTGGGATAAAGTCAAT TCCAAAACTGTGGATACCAATTATCCTGGTTGGGGATATGCAGTCATTGTTTTGCTCATCGCTCTTTCGGTGCTGTGTGTTCCTGTTGTGGCCTTTTTGCGCTATTTTGGCATCTTGAAGTACAAGAAGGCAGCATCAAAACCCACTGATGGTATTGTTGCACCGGGGTCAGTGACACCATCACTGTCACATGTCCCGCTGCCACCCATGGAAGTGCCGCTGGCTGGGACCCGTGATGACATAGACTAA
- the LOC138042453 gene encoding sodium-dependent neutral amino acid transporter B(0)AT3-like isoform X1, which translates to MTSVSMKDGILNVAISPPKKESSAVEQKPAEAVKDPEKVEIVDEDRGGWGNKIEFILATVGFAVGLGNVWRFPYLCQKNGGGAFLIPYFLSLFLLGIPLFFLELAIGQSLRQGSVGVWNAIHPYLGGLGYACVVVCLLVGMYYNMIIAWCFYYLFASFQDPLPYSSCPMTSNGTLLEECKEAGRTQYYWYNKALNASSSIEQSGGLVWHLVLVLLVAWAVVFLCMMRGVQSAGKAVYFTATFPYIVLTIFFGRGVSLEGAGAGVAYMFKPQFSKLANPQVWLEAATQIFFSLSVAFGGLIAMSSYNPVHNNCHRDAIMVSLINCGTSVFASIVIFSILGFKATHALADCQDMWGHKNDTNGTDLVALHCKDLEYWLSKSASGPGLTFIAFTEAIVKMPASPIWSVLFFCMLLTLGLGSMFGTLEGVITPFYDLKIVPFRKEIMTAMICAFCYFLGLIFTQHSGQYWLQMFDNYCATLPLLFIGFCELVGVSYIYTTERFEDDIQYMLGFRPHLYWKICWRYVSPGLIVIIFIASIINLAINPMQYTAWDKVNSKTVDTNYPGWGYAVIVLLIALSVLCVPVVAFLRYFGILKYKKAASKPTDGIVAPGSVTPSLSHVPLPPMEVPLAGTRDDID; encoded by the exons ATGACTTCGGTATCTATGAAAGATGGTATTTTGAATGTAGCAATATCCCctccaaagaaagaaagctcCGCTGTAGAGCAAAAACCCGCAGAAGCTGTAAAGGACCCCGAAAAAGTGGAGATTGTGGATGAAGATCGTGGAGGATGGGGCAACAAGATCGAGTTTATTTTGGCCACTGTTGGTTTCGCCGTGGGTCTTGGAAATGTTTGGAGATTTCCTTACCTTTGCCAGAAAAACGGAGGAG GTGCATTTTTGATTCCATACTTTTTGAGCTTGTTTCTTCTGGGCATCCCGTTGTTCTTTCTGGAACTTGCAATTGGCCAGAGTCTGCGACAAGGATCTGTGGGAGTATGGAATGCTATACACCCTTACCTTGGTGGTTTGGGCTATGCTTGTGTTGTGGTATGCCTGCTGGTGGGGATGTATTACAACATGATCATTGCATGGTGTTTCTATTATCTGTTTGCATCGTTCCAAGATCCTCTACCTTATTCTTCCTGCCCCATGACGTCCAATGGTACTTTATTGGAAGAGTGTAAAGAAGCTGGCCGCACGCAATACTATTGGTACAACAAAGCTCTTAATGCCTCATCATCTATTGAACAGAGCGGTGGACTTGTTTGGCATCTTGTGTTGGTCTTGTTGGTGGCCTGGGCTGTGGTGTTCCTGTGTATGATGAGAGGTGTCCAATCGGCTGGAAAG gCTGTCTACTTCACGGCTACCTTTCCCTATATTGTGCTGACAATCTTCTTTGGTCGTGGAGTGAGCCTTGAGGGTGCAGGAGCAGGAGTTGCTTACATGTTTAAACCTCAA TTTTCCAAGCTGGCAAATCCCCAAGTCTGGTTGGAAGCAGCCACTCagattttcttttcattaaGTGTTGCCTTTGGAGGACTTATTGCCATGTCAAGTTACAACCCTGTGCATAATAACTGTCACCGTGATGCCATCATGGTCTCCCTGATTAACTGCGGGACGTCTGTCTTTGCCAGTATCGTCATATTCAGCATTCTTGGCTTTAAG GCCACTCATGCATTGGCAGATTGTCAAGATATGTGGGGCCACAAAAATGACACAAATGGCACTGACTTGGTTGCACTTCATTGTAAAGATTTGGAATACTGGCTATCAAAG TCTGCCTCAGGTCCTGGTCTGACATTTATTGCATTCACTGAGGCTATTGTGAAGATGCCAGCTTCGCCTATCTGGTCTGTGCTGTTTTTCTGCATGTTGTTGACTCTTGGTCTGGGCAGCATGTTTGGGACGCTGGAGGGGGTTATCACCCCCTTCTATGACCTAAAGATTGTACCTTTTAGGAAAGAGATCATGACTG CCATGATCTGTGCTTTCTGTTACTTCCTTGGACTAATCTTCACGCAGCATTCTGGACAATACTGGCTGCAGATGTTTGACAACTATTGTGCTACCTTACCATTGTTGTTTATTGGATTCTGTGAACTTGTTGGTGTGAGTTACATCTATACAACTGAAAG ATTTGAAGACGACATTCAGTACATGCTTGGCTTTCGACCACACCTTTATTGGAAGATTTGCTGGCGTTACGTCTCTCCAGGGCTCATCGTCATCATCTTCATAGCCAGTATCATCAATCTTGCCATCAACCCAATGCAGTATACTGCTTGGGATAAAGTCAAT TCCAAAACTGTGGATACCAATTATCCTGGTTGGGGATATGCAGTCATTGTTTTGCTCATCGCTCTTTCGGTGCTGTGTGTTCCTGTTGTGGCCTTTTTGCGCTATTTTGGCATCTTGAAGTACAAGAAGGCAGCATCAAAACCCACTGATGGTATTGTTGCACCGGGGTCAGTGACACCATCACTGTCACATGTCCCGCTGCCACCCATGGAAGTGCCGCTGGCTGGGACCCGTGATGACATAGACTAA